The segment gacaagaatcCCGACAATCCAGAAGCGGCAGAAAAGTTCAAGGAGATAAACAACGCCCATGCAATCCTGAATGACCCCACGAAGCGTAACATTTATGACAAATACGGCTCTCTGGGACTGTATGTGGCTGAGCAGTTTGGAGAGGAGAATGTCAACACGTACTTCGTCCTGTCGAGCTGGTGGGCAAAGGTAAGACCGGGAGAAGGTCTGGATCAGGTTTTCTTTGCTGTAGCCATGTTTGGCCCATGATGATGCTCTTCTTCTCACCTTTCACTCACATGCTCCTCAtctctccatctgtgtgtgtctcctccatGCCACTGCAGGCGCTGTTTGTATTCTGCGGCCTGGCCACTGGCTGCTACTTCTGCTGTtgcctgtgttgctgttgtaaCTGCTGCTGCGGAAAGTGTAAACCTCGGCCTCCGGAGGGCCAGGAACAAGATTTTTACGTGTCCCCTGAGGACCTGGAGGCCCAGCTGCAGTCTGATGAGAGAGGTGAGACTGAATGAGCcttttttgtcctttatttCCGCTCCCGgtttgtaattgtttttgttgatggATGAAATTTCATTGCAAACACCaaattgttcttgtttgttGAACAGAGGCTGGCGGTGAGCCCATTGTGCTGCAACCATCGGCGACAGAGACAACCCAGTTAACATCAGACGGTCACCATTCCACTTACCACACTGACACCGGCTTCAACTAACCCCCCCTGCCCCCGTTTCCTCCTGTCCCGGCCTGCGGTCCTGCCTGCTTCCCTGCTCCACCTTAATGAGATGAAAAGAGGGGCAAACCATGTTTCCACTTCCGAAAGAGAGAGCCACGTAGAAGAGAGGGACAAGTGAGCATGGCCCACAAACGGAACTAATGAAGACACATCCCTTATACCCTAACCCTTGATTGGTTCGctactcctccctccctccccccaatacaagaagaaaagagaaagaaaaatattgtttcccTTTCGTTTCTTCTTTTGTATTTCTTGGCCTTTAACCACACAATTTGCGTACCCCCCACTTTTCCTTTCCCTTGTTTCACATCATGGTGTAGCATGCactgtttaaaacaaacaaaaaaaaaacattgtctccaattttgttttatattttgtgacattttttcatttgataaaTTCATGATGTTGgtgcatatgtatgtgcaaTATGTTCATATGAGTGTAGTTCACTTTGGGGGGTAAAGTTTACTTGATGTTGTATGCTAAGTGAGTAAGAGGGGCCTGGCTCAGGGAGGTGCTGGATGGAGAGACGTGTTTATGCTGTCTGTGGTGGTTTGTGCCATCATGTCACCTTCAGAGCGGAGTTGTCACATGCTGTTagaaattttcactttttgattTGCTATCGATCCCGGCATTAGTTCAAAATGCCACTTCCTTCACTCGTGTCATCATCAGAGCCACTGCCTTTGGTGCTGTTTGTCTTGACTGTGCTCCCCCGAGTATGACGATTGTAAATCATGAAGTTGTTAAGACTCAGAGCTTCATTTGCAGACATTTTATCTTAAACGGCCGATGATATAATAGTTTTGTCAGAGTTTTAATTAGCGTTTGACTCGTCCTTCCTCTATCTCAGCTTTACTTCAGTCCATACTTGCAGGAAATATGCTGCTTATCTTTCCTGCGCTACTGAACAAGTAATCATGACAACTagtttcaagcttttttttttttcgttattGGTGGTTTAAAATTGCTTGGGTTACTCATCTAATGTGGGCTGTTTTATCACAGGTGCATGAGTTGGCACTtcaagacttgttttttttttttttttaaagaaattctattgctctttgattttcactgaaacatgcacaaaattctttcattttgtgatttttttttttgtccatacCAGCAGTATGATCCAATCCTTGTGAACTCTCACATTGGAATCACAAACCTAAAGCATAATAAGCTTATAAAGATGATCTCAAATCTGTTGCATTCATTACTGACATTGAAATGATGCGTTTTGTCATCAAAGACAGAGATTTCATTGTTGAGTTCCTCTGTTGATAAAGCAACTGAAGGAATATTGAAAATAGACACTGCAGTATCTTAAGTTTACATCAAATGGCAAAACTAATTCAATTCAGAGACATGACAACTCAGTGTAGACTGAAGGACATTCATTGTGTctcttatttttactttttttttgtttgtttgtttatgtaggAATTGATCTTGCGCTGTTGTACTAGTACTTTCTCTTAATTTGTGAGGCACTCTTGCTGAAGCCGAGGACCAAAGCCCAGCTAGATAGGAACAGCAGATCTCTATCACTGGCTGCTCTGGTTCAGAGGGTGACATGTTTTTTAATTCTCAGCTGTCTTCAGTATATTCAGTAGTTAATGTGATGTGGGAAAAACATGTTACACTCTCCATCGTTACTTTGGGAGTGAACGCTGCCCGTGGAGCAACCATAAGGGATTGTTCTGGGCGGTGAATTATATTATCATCATCTTGTTTTGTTCCTTGTGTTTTTAACTGAAGTCTGatgacttttgactttttgtccAATGCTGTGATTGTTTGTCATTGTTAAATTTGAAGAATCTGTTTAGAGGCAGAAGCTCACGAGGCATATCATCGGTGAGCGAGCGCTACAGGCAGCTCTGAATAAAATGACTCTAGATTTTTCATAACACtgaatatgcatatattgcCACACATTTGCTAATTGCCATAATCCATGGTCATCTTTGCCACTTTGTCAGTTTCATAACTGCTAATAATGTGTTTAAATGGTTTACAATCGGTGAGCTCCTATTGCCCACCCACAGCTATTAATGGTATGGGTGTTGACCTCTGTGGCCCTTTTACGATGTTTCCTGTAACCCTTGATGAAACATAGATGTACCTGTCATGGCTTTTTCATTGAGATACTGGAAAATGCTACTGTAAATGTTCTAAGTTGAATGCAATGTGTGTTCAGAAAAAACTATAATGGATCAATGATCAGGAAATGACTCCATAAAAATGTCTTGAGACAACATAGTATATAGTGTAACTATAGTGAAATGGTTATATTATGcatttttggaattttatttatttcatatttgtcaTGTTTCAAATGATGATTGGCTATGATTTTAAATGGTATGGTGTTGTAATGTAACCATTAAATTTAGCAAGGAATTATTTAATGGTTAAGGTCGCTTGTACATACACTTGGCCCTATATAAAGTATAAATCTTGACGTTTATGTTGTAGCATGGTAATTGTGTgtctgaaagaaaacaaatggatCATTGATCTGATTTGCtgttgttgaataaatgttccTGAACATTTTGGCTTGTGTCCTTGGGCAACTGTTTCATGCTTCAGTGCATGCTGCATGATCTTCAAGATACGAGGCAGGGCATAATAATTACCTGGGCGTTACTATAATACTCTCATTTTCGTTAGTTGGagcaaaataaatttgaaacacttacatcatcagcatcatcttATAGCTATGTGTCCTTTGCTTTATATGTATGTCACTATTATGGGGTTAATTTCATTCATGCTACATCATGAAGTTGTTAGACAGGAAAACAGCATGTGAAAATGAATATACAGTGACATGCTTGAGCACATACTCAatctaaatttattttatggatGGGTGTTAAAGTTTCGTACATAGAGAAAAATTGTGTATCCAAACTTACAGCTCTCACAAAGTGGGCTTGCGACTGAAGGATGTTAAAAGCACTCATGGTCATATTATCTATCATTAGACAAGCATA is part of the Myripristis murdjan chromosome 7, fMyrMur1.1, whole genome shotgun sequence genome and harbors:
- the dnajc5aa gene encoding dnaJ (Hsp40) homolog, subfamily C, member 5aa translates to MAEQQRQRSLSTAGESLYHVLGVDKVATPDDIKRSYRKLALKFHPDKNPDNPEAAEKFKEINNAHAILNDPTKRNIYDKYGSLGLYVAEQFGEENVNTYFVLSSWWAKALFVFCGLATGCYFCCCLCCCCNCCCGKCKPRPPEGQEQDFYVSPEDLEAQLQSDEREAGGEPIVLQPSATETTQLTSDGHHSTYHTDTGFN